In one window of Rhodoglobus vestalii DNA:
- a CDS encoding DUF3817 domain-containing protein, producing the protein MALGPRLSDFPRIRRTVTFYKVSSVITGSFLLVLCLMMFFRYGLGGDIELNGPDGFLGLQNKDLITGINVSTIILIVHGWLYVFYVAADFVLWRLTRFSFLRFLYIALGGIIPLLSFFLERQVPRFVEAKLARIESAAAAAAAGADSEKASA; encoded by the coding sequence ATGGCTCTCGGTCCCCGGCTTTCTGATTTCCCGCGCATCCGGCGTACTGTCACGTTTTATAAGGTGTCGTCGGTCATCACCGGCAGCTTTCTGCTCGTACTGTGCCTCATGATGTTCTTCCGGTATGGGCTGGGCGGTGACATTGAGCTGAATGGCCCGGACGGCTTCCTCGGGCTGCAGAACAAAGACCTAATAACCGGCATCAACGTGTCGACGATCATCCTCATCGTGCACGGTTGGCTCTATGTTTTCTATGTGGCCGCTGACTTTGTGCTGTGGCGTCTGACGCGTTTCTCATTTTTGCGTTTTTTGTACATCGCCCTCGGTGGCATCATTCCGCTGCTCTCGTTCTTCTTGGAGCGTCAGGTTCCTCGTTTCGTTGAGGCAAAACTTGCCCGCATCGAATCCGCTGCAGCCGCTGCTGCGGCGGGCGCCGACTCCGAAAAGGCTTCCGCATGA
- a CDS encoding SURF1 family protein, whose amino-acid sequence MSKTDSSPAAPDAPAAPGAPATMWQIAHRPRWIAALILALVIAGSFAALGQWQLSRSLEGGEITEQQSETVVPLESVATPQEPLASVTTGQTVALTAEFVPGDYVVLAERRNTAGLGYWVVGHGREPSGASIAIALGWAESRDAAASAIAQLEASPPSSTITGRLLPTESPQQSDFEAGTRSALAVSELVNLWPNVDAGIYGGYVVSFDTPAGLEAIDSPPPSTEVSLNLLNVFYAVEWIVFAGFAVFLWYRLVRDVWEAEREEQQPDAAVD is encoded by the coding sequence GTGAGTAAGACGGATTCTTCGCCAGCGGCCCCGGACGCACCAGCGGCCCCCGGCGCGCCGGCAACAATGTGGCAGATTGCGCATCGACCACGCTGGATCGCGGCTCTCATCCTGGCGCTCGTTATCGCCGGCAGTTTCGCGGCTCTCGGCCAGTGGCAGTTGAGCCGCAGCCTCGAGGGTGGCGAGATCACCGAGCAGCAGAGTGAGACGGTCGTGCCGCTCGAGTCGGTCGCGACCCCGCAAGAGCCGCTTGCCTCGGTCACGACAGGTCAGACAGTTGCTCTCACCGCCGAATTTGTGCCCGGTGATTATGTTGTCCTCGCCGAGCGTCGCAACACTGCCGGTTTGGGCTACTGGGTTGTCGGCCATGGGCGTGAGCCCAGTGGGGCCAGCATCGCGATCGCGTTGGGGTGGGCAGAATCACGGGATGCTGCGGCATCCGCTATCGCTCAACTTGAAGCTTCGCCGCCGTCGTCGACCATCACGGGTCGTTTGTTGCCGACCGAGTCCCCCCAGCAGTCCGATTTTGAGGCCGGAACGCGAAGCGCTCTTGCCGTATCGGAGCTGGTGAACCTGTGGCCAAACGTCGACGCGGGAATCTACGGCGGCTACGTTGTCAGTTTTGACACACCGGCGGGCCTTGAGGCGATCGATTCCCCACCGCCGTCAACAGAAGTTTCCCTCAATCTGCTCAACGTTTTCTATGCTGTCGAGTGGATAGTGTTCGCTGGCTTCGCCGTCTTCCTCTGGTACCGGTTGGTGCGCGATGTGTGGGAGGCAGAGCGCGAAGAGCAGCAGCCTGACGCGGCCGTAGACTAG